Proteins encoded within one genomic window of Jiangella mangrovi:
- the gatB gene encoding Asp-tRNA(Asn)/Glu-tRNA(Gln) amidotransferase subunit GatB, with product MTVTTALPSFDEAIATYEPVMGMEVHVELGTATKMFCGCSTAFGAEPNSQTCPTCLGLPGSLPVVNKIAVESAIRIGLALNCSIAEWCRFARKNYFYPDMPKNFQTSQYDEPIAYDGYMDVTVDGVEYRIGIERAHMEEDTGKSLHVGGATGRIHGASHSLLDYNRSGIPLIEIVTMPIEVPAEVAPAVARAYVTELRELIRALGVSEARMELGQMRCDANVSLRLPGDPFGTRTETKNVNSLRSVERAVTYEIRRQAAVISSGGAIIQETRHWHEDTGETTSGRVKEEAEDYRYFPEPDLVPVAPSREWVDELRATLPEPPSVRRARLQEAWGFTDLEMRDVVNAGALSLVFDTVAEGASAGGAKKWWLGEVARVANERGVSLEDAGISAAEVARVEELIAAGSLNDKLARQVVEGVLAGEGTPDEVVEARGLVLVNDDAALGAAVDDAIAAQPDVAEKIRGGNLGAVGALIGAIMKATKGQADAKRARELILERLQG from the coding sequence ATGACGGTGACCACCGCGCTGCCCTCGTTCGACGAGGCCATCGCGACGTACGAGCCCGTCATGGGTATGGAGGTGCACGTCGAGCTCGGCACCGCCACGAAGATGTTCTGCGGCTGCTCGACGGCGTTCGGTGCGGAGCCGAACTCGCAGACCTGCCCGACCTGCCTCGGCCTGCCCGGTTCGCTGCCGGTGGTCAACAAGATCGCCGTCGAGTCGGCCATCCGCATCGGCCTGGCGCTGAACTGCAGCATCGCCGAGTGGTGCCGGTTCGCCCGGAAGAACTACTTCTACCCGGACATGCCGAAGAACTTCCAGACGTCGCAGTACGACGAGCCCATCGCGTACGACGGGTACATGGACGTCACCGTCGACGGTGTCGAGTACCGCATCGGCATCGAGCGGGCGCACATGGAAGAGGACACCGGCAAGTCGCTGCACGTCGGCGGCGCGACCGGCCGCATCCACGGCGCGTCGCACTCGCTGCTCGACTACAACCGCTCCGGCATCCCGCTGATCGAGATCGTCACCATGCCCATCGAGGTGCCGGCCGAGGTGGCGCCGGCCGTCGCGCGGGCCTACGTCACCGAGCTGCGCGAGCTGATCCGGGCGCTCGGCGTGTCCGAGGCGCGCATGGAGCTGGGCCAGATGCGCTGCGACGCCAACGTGTCGCTGCGGCTGCCCGGCGACCCGTTCGGCACGCGGACCGAGACGAAGAACGTCAACTCGCTGCGGTCGGTCGAGCGCGCGGTCACGTACGAGATCCGCCGTCAGGCCGCGGTCATCTCGTCGGGCGGCGCGATCATCCAAGAGACCCGGCACTGGCACGAGGACACCGGCGAGACCACCTCCGGGCGCGTCAAGGAAGAGGCCGAGGACTACCGGTACTTCCCGGAGCCCGACCTCGTCCCCGTCGCCCCGTCCCGCGAGTGGGTCGACGAACTGAGGGCCACGCTGCCCGAGCCGCCGTCGGTGCGACGGGCTCGGCTGCAGGAGGCGTGGGGCTTCACCGACCTCGAGATGCGCGACGTCGTCAACGCCGGCGCGCTGTCGCTGGTCTTCGACACCGTCGCCGAGGGCGCCTCGGCCGGCGGCGCGAAGAAGTGGTGGCTGGGCGAGGTCGCCCGGGTCGCCAACGAGCGCGGCGTTTCTCTCGAGGACGCCGGTATCAGTGCTGCTGAGGTGGCGCGGGTCGAGGAGCTGATCGCTGCCGGGTCGCTCAACGACAAGCTGGCCCGCCAGGTCGTCGAGGGCGTGCTGGCCGGCGAGGGTACGCCCGACGAGGTGGTCGAGGCGCGCGGGCTGGTGCTCGTGAACGACGACGCCGCCCTCGGTGCCGCCGTCGACGACGCCATCGCCGCCCAGCCCGACGTCGCCGAGAAGATCCGCGGCGGCAACCTCGGCGCGGTGGGCGCGCTCATCGGCGCGATCATGAAGGCGACCAAGGGCCAGGCCGACGCCAAGCGGGCGCGCGAGCTCATCCTCGAGCGGCTGCAGGGCTGA
- a CDS encoding M50 family metallopeptidase: protein MTEASDGVRDWFANVRVDETLATMPSSVVLGFALAGVVLAVYGPAWRFAGYPVTIVHELGHVVAALTAGFRLRGVTVRGDLSGATNFWSHSTPGTLWTMWWGYPAPAVVGWALVWAATHGWARLALGILVVCLALVFLLSRSWLTVAVVLTTGIAFGLVGWYGSAWLCTVVVYGFAWLLTVGAVRGLWAVVRAHTSGRGVEQSDAHLMGRRSFVPGGVWLLTFAIVVGAAVWFNVASVLDALA, encoded by the coding sequence ATGACGGAGGCGAGCGACGGGGTGCGCGACTGGTTCGCGAACGTCCGGGTCGACGAGACGCTGGCGACCATGCCGTCCTCCGTGGTGCTGGGGTTCGCGCTGGCCGGCGTGGTGCTGGCGGTGTACGGGCCGGCCTGGCGGTTCGCCGGCTACCCGGTCACCATCGTGCACGAGCTCGGCCACGTCGTCGCGGCGCTGACGGCGGGGTTCCGGCTGCGCGGGGTGACGGTGCGCGGCGACCTGTCCGGCGCCACGAACTTCTGGTCGCACAGCACGCCGGGCACGCTGTGGACCATGTGGTGGGGCTACCCGGCGCCGGCCGTCGTCGGGTGGGCGCTGGTGTGGGCGGCCACGCACGGCTGGGCCCGGCTGGCGCTCGGCATCCTGGTGGTCTGCCTGGCGCTGGTGTTCCTGCTCTCGCGCAGTTGGCTGACCGTCGCCGTCGTGTTGACGACGGGGATCGCGTTCGGCCTGGTCGGCTGGTACGGGTCGGCCTGGCTGTGCACCGTCGTGGTGTACGGGTTCGCCTGGCTGCTGACGGTCGGCGCGGTCCGCGGGCTGTGGGCCGTCGTGCGCGCGCACACGAGCGGGCGCGGCGTCGAACAGTCCGACGCGCACCTCATGGGGCGGCGCTCGTTCGTGCCCGGCGGCGTGTGGCTGCTCACGTTCGCGATCGTCGTGGGGGCGGCCGTCTGGTTCAACGTCGCCTCCGTGCTCGACGCCCTGGCCTGA
- a CDS encoding LacI family DNA-binding transcriptional regulator, producing MAVTIGEVAKAAGVSVSTVSRALNTPDLVNAVTRQRVKDAADRLGYAPNPAARSLREGRTESLGLLIPDITNPFFPPIFKAMQERAKRQGYTLLVADSDEREADELETIAAVSKKVDGLVLWASMLPEERLAELAARMPVVLVNRHVPGVVEVHVSLTDGIAQAAEHLKAYGHQQCVFVDGNGNRPDQSRSKSIREAFDAHGLGLIEIGPYEPRFETGVHAAPLVLAHGATAVLAHNDLVAMGVLHQLAALGASVPADVSVVGIDDTLLASVSTPSLTTIRIAPDEVATKAIDLLIGLAHGRQPAQPVTEVGSRLIPRGTTGPASRATFARRDDA from the coding sequence ATGGCCGTCACGATCGGCGAGGTCGCCAAGGCCGCCGGGGTGTCCGTCTCGACGGTGTCGCGGGCGCTCAACACCCCCGACCTCGTCAACGCCGTCACCCGGCAGCGGGTCAAGGACGCCGCGGACCGCCTCGGCTACGCGCCCAACCCGGCGGCGCGGTCGCTGCGCGAGGGCCGCACCGAGTCGCTCGGGCTGCTCATCCCCGACATCACCAACCCGTTCTTCCCGCCGATCTTCAAGGCAATGCAGGAGCGCGCGAAGCGGCAGGGCTACACCCTGCTGGTCGCCGACAGCGACGAGCGCGAGGCGGACGAGCTCGAGACCATCGCGGCGGTCTCGAAGAAGGTCGACGGCCTGGTCCTGTGGGCCTCGATGCTGCCTGAGGAACGGCTGGCCGAGCTCGCCGCCCGCATGCCGGTCGTGCTGGTCAACCGGCACGTCCCCGGCGTCGTCGAGGTGCACGTCTCGCTCACCGACGGCATCGCCCAGGCCGCGGAGCACCTCAAGGCGTACGGCCACCAGCAGTGCGTCTTCGTCGACGGCAACGGCAACCGGCCGGACCAGTCGCGGTCCAAGTCGATACGCGAGGCCTTCGACGCCCACGGCCTCGGCCTGATCGAGATCGGCCCGTACGAGCCCCGGTTCGAGACCGGCGTGCACGCCGCGCCGCTGGTGCTCGCGCACGGAGCGACCGCGGTCCTCGCCCACAACGACCTCGTGGCCATGGGCGTCCTGCACCAGCTGGCGGCGCTGGGCGCCTCCGTGCCGGCCGACGTCAGCGTGGTCGGCATCGACGACACCCTGCTGGCGTCGGTCTCGACCCCGTCGCTCACCACCATCAGGATCGCCCCCGACGAGGTGGCCACCAAGGCCATCGACCTGCTCATCGGGCTGGCCCACGGGCGTCAGCCCGCACAGCCCGTGACCGAGGTCGGGTCGCGGCTGATCCCGCGCGGCACGACCGGCCCGGCCAGCCGGGCCACCTTCGCCCGGCGCGACGACGCGTAA
- a CDS encoding Fic family protein, producing the protein MIFRAPELSTQDLAVLAAIHASRSRLADVLRTPRRWQGGLRRTMLARAIRGSNSIEGYNVEIDDAAAALDDEEPLSASQETFAEIRGYRRALGYVLQMAADPYFVLDLSAIRSMHFMMLSHALSKSPGQYRSGPIYVHDDHDDRIVYEGPDARRVPDLVDELVDGLRESDGTDPIVRAAVAHLNLVMIHPFRDGNGRMARALQTLVLAREQIVEPPFSSVEEWLGENTEDYYRALASTGHGAWHPERDTSMWVRFMLRAHHMQAQTAERRLHEAAAIWEMLDQIVEMDELPERVTEPLYEAVLGYRLRRSTYLKQAGLEERTATRDLSRLVEVGLLETRGATRGRYYVAAGRLHVVRAAARASREPLEDPYPELRAEWAAR; encoded by the coding sequence ATGATCTTTCGCGCGCCGGAACTGAGCACTCAGGACCTCGCCGTCCTGGCGGCGATCCACGCGTCGCGTAGTCGACTCGCCGATGTGCTGCGGACGCCTCGGCGCTGGCAGGGCGGCCTGCGCCGGACCATGCTCGCCCGCGCCATCCGTGGTTCGAACAGCATCGAGGGCTACAACGTCGAGATCGACGACGCCGCGGCGGCTCTGGACGACGAAGAGCCGCTGAGCGCCAGCCAAGAGACGTTCGCAGAGATCCGGGGCTACCGGCGGGCCCTGGGCTACGTCCTGCAGATGGCCGCCGACCCGTACTTCGTCCTGGACCTGTCGGCGATCCGGAGCATGCACTTCATGATGCTGTCGCATGCGCTCTCGAAGAGCCCGGGCCAGTATCGTTCCGGCCCGATCTACGTCCACGACGATCACGACGACCGGATCGTCTACGAGGGCCCGGACGCGCGGCGCGTGCCCGACCTGGTGGACGAACTCGTCGACGGACTGCGTGAGAGCGACGGAACGGACCCGATCGTGCGGGCGGCAGTGGCCCACCTGAACCTGGTCATGATCCATCCCTTCCGGGACGGCAACGGACGGATGGCCCGAGCCCTGCAGACCTTGGTGCTGGCTCGCGAGCAGATCGTGGAGCCGCCGTTCTCCAGCGTCGAGGAGTGGCTCGGTGAGAACACCGAGGACTACTACCGGGCTCTGGCCTCGACCGGCCATGGCGCTTGGCACCCCGAACGGGACACCTCGATGTGGGTGCGATTCATGCTGCGCGCGCACCACATGCAGGCACAGACGGCCGAGCGACGGCTGCACGAAGCCGCCGCGATCTGGGAGATGCTCGACCAGATCGTCGAGATGGACGAGCTGCCCGAGCGGGTCACCGAGCCGCTGTACGAGGCGGTCCTGGGCTATCGACTCCGGCGCTCCACCTATCTCAAGCAGGCCGGCCTGGAAGAGCGCACCGCGACCCGTGACCTCAGCCGGCTCGTCGAGGTGGGACTGCTCGAGACGCGCGGGGCGACCCGAGGGCGCTACTACGTCGCGGCAGGACGGCTGCACGTGGTCCGGGCGGCCGCACGAGCGTCGCGCGAGCCGCTCGAGGATCCCTATCCGGAGCTCCGGGCCGAGTGGGCCGCGAGGTGA
- a CDS encoding mandelate racemase/muconate lactonizing enzyme family protein — protein MKITGCEVLTLPDHGDSMMLVAVDTDEGIHGLGEVGIRTRQRAVAGGIEHLAELIVGEDPTRIEYLWQVMFRRGFFPSDRFLSAAIAAIDVALWDIRGKALGVPVYQLFGGHVRDAVPCYVHVGDQYRGREAFLDRCRSLVDEGWRHLRFATPHDDGVLDARASMRESIELVHAARDALGDGVELILDVHTRLDPPEAVTLCREIESARPYFVEDPLRAESLDSYEMLRRRTGVPIATGEVFGSKWEFQRLIERDLIDYARVDVAVAAGLTEARKIAATAETHYVKLATHNPLGPVTAAASLQLNLASPNVGVQEHQVDPEPATAALFTARPAVRAGWVERNELPGIGVDIDRDAARKLRATAAERPHLRTPDGAYTNW, from the coding sequence ATGAAGATCACCGGGTGCGAAGTGCTCACCCTTCCCGACCACGGCGACAGCATGATGCTGGTGGCGGTCGACACCGACGAGGGCATCCATGGCCTGGGCGAGGTGGGCATCCGGACCCGGCAGCGTGCGGTCGCCGGCGGCATCGAGCACCTGGCCGAGCTCATCGTCGGCGAGGACCCCACCCGGATCGAGTATCTCTGGCAGGTCATGTTCCGGCGCGGGTTCTTCCCGTCCGACCGGTTCCTCTCCGCCGCCATCGCCGCCATCGACGTGGCGCTGTGGGACATCCGCGGCAAGGCGCTGGGCGTGCCCGTGTACCAGCTCTTCGGCGGCCACGTCCGCGACGCCGTCCCCTGCTACGTCCACGTCGGCGACCAGTACCGCGGGCGCGAGGCGTTCCTCGACCGGTGCCGGTCGCTGGTCGACGAGGGCTGGCGGCACCTGCGCTTCGCCACCCCGCACGACGACGGCGTGCTCGACGCCCGGGCCAGCATGCGCGAGTCGATCGAGCTGGTGCACGCCGCGCGCGACGCCCTCGGCGACGGCGTCGAGCTGATCCTCGACGTGCACACCCGCCTCGACCCGCCCGAGGCGGTGACGCTCTGCCGCGAGATCGAGTCGGCCCGCCCCTACTTCGTCGAGGACCCACTCCGGGCGGAGTCGCTGGACAGCTACGAGATGCTGCGCCGGCGGACGGGCGTTCCGATCGCGACCGGCGAGGTGTTCGGCTCGAAGTGGGAGTTCCAGCGCCTCATCGAGCGCGACCTCATCGACTACGCGCGCGTCGACGTCGCGGTCGCGGCCGGCCTCACCGAGGCGAGGAAGATCGCCGCCACGGCCGAGACGCACTACGTCAAACTGGCCACGCACAACCCGCTGGGCCCGGTCACCGCCGCCGCGTCGCTGCAGCTCAACCTGGCCAGTCCCAACGTCGGCGTGCAGGAGCACCAGGTCGACCCCGAACCCGCGACGGCAGCGCTGTTCACCGCGCGGCCGGCCGTGCGGGCCGGCTGGGTCGAGCGCAACGAGCTGCCCGGCATCGGCGTCGACATCGACCGCGACGCGGCCCGGAAGTTGCGGGCTACCGCTGCCGAGCGGCCGCACCTGCGCACGCCCGACGGCGCCTACACCAACTGGTGA
- the gatC gene encoding Asp-tRNA(Asn)/Glu-tRNA(Gln) amidotransferase subunit GatC produces the protein MPSISREEVAHLARLARLDLAPDELEHLAGQLDQILGAVAQVTEVAADDIPPTSHALPLTNVFREDEPRVCLPAEAVLAAAPAAEDGRFRVPQILGEEA, from the coding sequence ATGCCCTCGATCAGTCGCGAGGAGGTCGCGCACCTGGCGCGCCTCGCTCGCCTCGACCTCGCCCCCGACGAGCTGGAGCACCTTGCCGGCCAGCTCGACCAGATTCTCGGTGCGGTCGCGCAGGTCACCGAGGTCGCGGCCGACGACATCCCGCCGACGTCGCATGCGCTGCCGCTGACCAACGTGTTCCGCGAGGACGAGCCGCGCGTCTGCCTGCCGGCCGAGGCGGTCCTGGCCGCCGCGCCCGCCGCCGAGGACGGCCGCTTCCGGGTGCCGCAGATCCTGGGGGAGGAGGCATGA
- a CDS encoding ABC transporter permease subunit, whose amino-acid sequence MTTATVTRPAEEQAAQQVRAARSRRWRAGGRRELVGLFFLLPAILVFGLFAWWPIVRGLIISFQRTDLMGTSTWVGLDNFQALFADPLLGTAVQNTLLFVGLGVLIGFPAPLILASVLSTVRRLGGVYRFLVYLPVVIPPVVSVLLWKWFYDPGAGLFNELLGTVGLGPYPWLESPDTAMLSLVLESTWAGMGGTVLIYLAAMVGIPQELYEAAEIDGANLWQRIWHVMLPQLRTVIALLLLWQLINTVQVFTEPYVFTGGGPQNATTTVLLLIFRYGFQQGNYGQAAALAFLLALALALLSAVYLRATRSWSTS is encoded by the coding sequence GTGACGACGGCGACGGTCACCCGTCCGGCCGAGGAGCAGGCGGCCCAGCAGGTCCGGGCCGCCCGCTCCCGCCGGTGGCGTGCCGGCGGGCGCAGGGAGCTCGTCGGGCTGTTCTTCCTGCTGCCCGCGATCCTGGTGTTCGGCCTGTTCGCGTGGTGGCCGATCGTCCGCGGCCTGATCATCAGCTTCCAGCGGACTGACCTGATGGGCACCAGCACGTGGGTCGGCCTGGACAACTTCCAGGCGCTGTTCGCCGACCCGCTGCTCGGCACCGCGGTGCAGAACACGCTGCTGTTCGTCGGGCTCGGCGTGCTGATCGGGTTCCCGGCGCCGCTGATCCTGGCGTCGGTGCTGTCGACGGTGCGCCGGCTCGGAGGCGTCTACCGGTTCCTCGTCTACCTGCCGGTGGTGATCCCGCCGGTGGTGTCGGTGCTGCTGTGGAAGTGGTTCTACGACCCCGGCGCCGGGCTGTTCAACGAGCTGCTCGGCACAGTCGGGCTGGGACCGTATCCCTGGCTGGAGTCGCCGGACACCGCGATGCTCAGCCTCGTCCTCGAGTCGACCTGGGCCGGCATGGGCGGCACCGTGCTGATCTACCTCGCCGCGATGGTCGGCATCCCGCAGGAGCTGTACGAGGCGGCCGAGATCGACGGCGCGAACCTCTGGCAGCGCATCTGGCACGTCATGCTGCCGCAGCTGCGCACGGTGATCGCGCTGCTGCTGCTCTGGCAGCTGATCAACACCGTGCAGGTGTTCACCGAGCCCTACGTGTTCACCGGCGGCGGGCCGCAGAACGCCACCACCACCGTCCTCCTGCTGATCTTCCGGTACGGGTTCCAGCAGGGCAACTACGGGCAGGCCGCGGCGCTGGCCTTCCTCCTCGCCCTCGCACTGGCGCTGCTGTCGGCGGTGTACCTGCGGGCCACCCGGAGCTGGAGCACGTCATGA
- the gatA gene encoding Asp-tRNA(Asn)/Glu-tRNA(Gln) amidotransferase subunit GatA, with translation MSGLTRKTAADLASAIAQGEVSAVEVAQAHLDRIAAVDGTAEAGVHAFLHVDAESALAAAAVVDQKRANGEELGPLAGVPLALKDVITTADMPTTAGSKILEGWRPPYDATITTRLREAGIVVLGKTNLDEFAMGSSTENSAFGTTRNPWNLTRIPGGSGGGSAAALAAFEAPLAIGTDTGGSIRQPAAVTGTVGVKPTYGGVSRYGLIACASSLDQAGPCARTVLDAALLHTVIAGHDPLDSTSIAQPVPDVVGAAKRGAEGDLTGLRVGVVKELGGEGYQAGVEARFNDAVALLSKLGAEVVEVSCPHFQYGLAAYYLILPSEVSSNLARFDAMRYGLRVGDDGTRSAEEVMSLTRGAGFGAEAKRRIMLGTYALSSGYYDAYYGQAQKVRTLIARDFEAAFAQVDVLVSPTTPTTAFPIGEKVDDPLAMYMNDLCTIPSNLAGNASASFPVGLADEDGLPVGLHVMAPVLADDRLYLVGAAVESAYAAQWGGTLLEQAPALEGIG, from the coding sequence ATGAGCGGCCTCACCCGCAAGACCGCCGCCGACCTCGCGTCCGCCATCGCACAAGGTGAGGTCAGCGCCGTCGAGGTCGCCCAGGCGCATCTCGACCGCATCGCCGCGGTCGACGGCACGGCCGAGGCGGGCGTGCATGCGTTCCTGCACGTCGACGCCGAGAGCGCGCTGGCCGCTGCCGCCGTCGTCGACCAGAAGCGTGCCAACGGCGAGGAGCTCGGCCCGCTCGCCGGCGTCCCGCTGGCGCTCAAGGACGTCATCACCACGGCCGACATGCCGACGACGGCCGGGTCGAAGATCCTCGAGGGCTGGCGGCCGCCGTACGACGCCACCATCACCACGCGGCTGCGCGAGGCCGGCATCGTCGTCCTCGGCAAGACGAACCTCGACGAGTTCGCCATGGGGTCGTCGACGGAGAACTCGGCGTTCGGCACCACGCGCAACCCGTGGAACCTCACCCGCATCCCGGGCGGCTCGGGCGGCGGCAGCGCCGCGGCGTTGGCCGCGTTCGAGGCGCCGCTGGCCATCGGCACCGACACCGGCGGCTCGATCCGCCAGCCGGCCGCCGTCACCGGCACCGTCGGCGTCAAGCCCACGTACGGCGGAGTGAGCCGCTACGGCCTCATCGCCTGCGCGTCCAGCCTCGACCAGGCCGGACCGTGCGCGCGGACGGTGCTCGACGCCGCCCTGCTGCACACCGTCATCGCCGGTCACGACCCGCTCGACTCCACCAGCATCGCCCAGCCGGTGCCCGACGTCGTCGGCGCGGCGAAGCGCGGGGCCGAGGGCGACCTCACCGGCCTGCGTGTCGGCGTGGTCAAGGAGCTCGGCGGCGAGGGCTACCAGGCCGGCGTCGAGGCCCGCTTCAACGACGCCGTCGCCCTGCTCTCGAAGCTGGGCGCCGAGGTCGTCGAGGTGTCCTGCCCGCACTTCCAGTACGGCCTCGCGGCCTACTACCTCATCCTGCCCAGCGAGGTGTCCTCGAACCTGGCCCGGTTCGACGCCATGCGCTACGGCCTGCGCGTCGGCGACGACGGCACCCGCAGCGCCGAAGAGGTCATGAGCCTGACCCGCGGCGCCGGCTTCGGGGCCGAGGCCAAGCGGCGCATCATGCTCGGCACGTACGCGCTGTCGTCGGGCTACTACGACGCCTACTACGGCCAGGCGCAGAAGGTCCGCACGCTCATCGCCCGCGACTTCGAGGCCGCGTTCGCGCAGGTCGACGTGCTGGTCTCGCCGACGACGCCCACCACGGCGTTCCCCATCGGCGAGAAGGTCGACGACCCGCTGGCCATGTACATGAACGACCTGTGCACCATTCCCAGCAACCTCGCCGGCAACGCGTCGGCGTCTTTCCCGGTCGGGCTGGCCGACGAGGACGGGCTCCCCGTGGGCCTGCACGTCATGGCGCCGGTGCTGGCCGACGACCGCCTGTACCTGGTGGGGGCGGCGGTCGAGAGCGCATACGCAGCGCAATGGGGGGGAACGTTGCTGGAACAGGCACCCGCGTTGGAGGGGATCGGCTGA
- a CDS encoding carbohydrate ABC transporter permease, which yields MTGFVSESSRRRPGTRGALFTVHGLTLIALVLIGLGPLYWAVKGAVSSPTELVTNPLALWPVEARLDNLSLAWDELQVGRYVLNSLWIVLGSWAVQLFVAATAGFALSVLRPRIGPYVYGAILATMFVPYTVSMVSLFLTIIDLPFLGINIANTYWAIWLPAGANAFNVLLAKGFFDALPRELFDAAKVDGAGTWRLLWSIVLPMSRPILAVISLLAVMHAWKDFIWPLVAIADPQKQPIAVALTVLAGQAPQDQLIAAMVLALVPPVIVFLVFQRHIVAGLGFTGVKG from the coding sequence ATGACCGGATTCGTCTCCGAGAGCAGCCGGCGCCGGCCGGGCACCCGCGGCGCGTTGTTCACCGTCCACGGCCTCACCCTGATCGCGCTGGTGCTGATCGGCCTCGGACCGCTGTACTGGGCGGTCAAGGGCGCGGTCTCGTCGCCGACGGAGCTGGTGACGAACCCGCTGGCGCTGTGGCCGGTCGAGGCGCGTCTGGACAACCTCTCCCTGGCCTGGGACGAGCTGCAGGTCGGCCGGTACGTGCTCAACAGCCTCTGGATCGTGCTCGGCTCGTGGGCGGTGCAGCTGTTCGTCGCCGCGACCGCCGGGTTCGCGCTGTCGGTGCTGCGCCCGCGCATCGGCCCGTACGTGTACGGCGCGATCCTGGCGACGATGTTCGTGCCGTACACGGTGTCGATGGTCAGCCTGTTCCTGACGATCATCGACCTGCCGTTCCTCGGCATCAACATCGCCAACACGTACTGGGCCATCTGGCTGCCGGCCGGGGCCAACGCGTTCAACGTGCTGCTGGCGAAGGGGTTCTTCGACGCGCTGCCGCGAGAGCTGTTCGACGCCGCGAAGGTCGACGGCGCAGGCACCTGGCGGCTGCTGTGGAGCATCGTGCTGCCGATGAGCCGGCCGATCCTCGCCGTCATCAGCCTGCTCGCCGTCATGCACGCGTGGAAGGACTTCATCTGGCCGCTGGTGGCCATCGCCGACCCGCAGAAGCAGCCGATCGCCGTCGCCCTGACGGTGCTGGCCGGCCAGGCGCCACAGGACCAGCTGATCGCCGCCATGGTGCTCGCGCTGGTCCCGCCGGTGATCGTCTTCCTGGTCTTCCAGCGCCACATCGTCGCCGGGCTCGGCTTCACGGGGGTGAAGGGCTAG
- a CDS encoding ABC transporter substrate-binding protein, with protein MTTMATPRPFRLAAVLAGGVLAAGLLAACADDSASEGGGDGDTVTIRVQGLPPGTDQAGQDQFNAKIDEFEELHPDIRVEASTNEYDPQTFSALLAGGGVEDVIRVPLTEPQGLIQRGQVQPITGFLDEWEHAGELNPQVLEPISDADGEVYGIPRSPFALGLVYNRALFEQAGLDPDAPPATWDDVRAAAQAISDATGVAGFVHESKDGQGGWQLTMLAYAHGGELEKADGDTYVADFQNDAVRDSLGLLREMRWTDQSMGETQLLNQDDVIRQFAAGQIGMFMGTPGTYRLAKQNFGMEDTANYGVTSMPQAGGGATMSGGEIFMVPASVPEDRAAAAVEWMVFYYAEPQYDPEVAAAEAEALAQDPSAAVGVPTLPMFDDAQQQLINEAIAPHVNVELENFQPYLAGTPELELQPEPPLNAQALYQVLDPVVQAVLTDPDADVDALLAAAEDEANRQLAAAVQ; from the coding sequence ATGACCACCATGGCTACACCACGCCCGTTCCGCCTCGCCGCCGTGCTGGCGGGCGGCGTGCTCGCCGCCGGACTGCTCGCGGCCTGCGCCGACGACAGCGCCAGCGAGGGCGGCGGCGACGGCGACACCGTCACCATCCGCGTCCAGGGCCTGCCGCCGGGCACCGACCAGGCCGGCCAGGACCAGTTCAACGCCAAGATCGACGAGTTCGAGGAGCTCCACCCGGACATCCGGGTCGAGGCGTCGACCAACGAGTACGACCCGCAGACGTTCTCGGCCCTGCTGGCCGGCGGTGGCGTCGAGGACGTCATCCGCGTCCCGCTCACCGAGCCACAGGGGCTGATCCAGCGCGGCCAGGTGCAGCCGATCACGGGGTTCCTGGACGAGTGGGAGCACGCCGGCGAACTCAACCCGCAGGTGCTGGAGCCGATCTCCGACGCCGACGGCGAGGTCTACGGCATCCCGCGCTCGCCGTTCGCGCTGGGCCTGGTCTACAACCGGGCGCTGTTCGAGCAGGCCGGCCTCGACCCCGACGCCCCGCCGGCGACCTGGGACGACGTCCGGGCCGCGGCGCAGGCGATCAGCGACGCCACCGGCGTGGCCGGCTTCGTCCACGAGTCGAAGGACGGCCAGGGCGGCTGGCAGCTGACGATGCTGGCGTACGCGCACGGCGGCGAGCTGGAGAAGGCCGACGGCGACACCTACGTCGCGGACTTCCAGAACGACGCCGTCCGCGACTCGCTCGGTCTGCTGCGCGAGATGCGCTGGACCGACCAGTCGATGGGCGAGACGCAGCTGCTCAACCAGGACGACGTCATCCGCCAGTTCGCCGCAGGGCAGATCGGCATGTTCATGGGCACGCCCGGCACGTACCGGCTGGCCAAGCAGAACTTCGGCATGGAGGACACCGCGAACTACGGCGTCACCTCGATGCCGCAGGCCGGCGGCGGCGCCACGATGAGCGGCGGCGAGATCTTCATGGTGCCGGCGTCGGTGCCGGAGGACCGGGCCGCGGCGGCGGTGGAGTGGATGGTCTTCTACTACGCCGAGCCGCAGTACGACCCCGAGGTCGCGGCCGCCGAGGCCGAGGCGCTGGCGCAGGACCCGTCCGCCGCCGTCGGCGTCCCCACGCTGCCGATGTTCGACGACGCCCAGCAGCAGCTGATCAACGAGGCGATCGCCCCGCACGTCAACGTCGAGCTGGAGAACTTCCAGCCCTACCTGGCCGGGACCCCGGAGCTGGAGCTCCAGCCGGAGCCGCCGCTGAACGCCCAGGCCCTCTACCAGGTGCTCGACCCCGTGGTGCAGGCGGTGCTGACCGACCCCGATGCCGACGTCGACGCGCTGCTGGCGGCGGCGGAGGACGAGGCCAACCGGCAGCTCGCGGCCGCCGTCCAGTAG